A window of Kribbella voronezhensis genomic DNA:
ACAATTGGCACTATTGACAGTCCTCCACAAATTACTGCCATACTGGCTCACATGCTGCAGAAGATCGCCGTCGTCCTGATGGAGGACGTCGCGCTGTTCGAGTTCGGCGTGCTGTCGGAGGTGTTCGGGATCGACCGGACCGACGACGGCGTGCCGGCGTTCGACTTCAAGGTGTGTTCGACCCGGCCGGGCGAACCTCTGCAAACCAGCAGCCACTCCGCCGTGATCGCGCCGTACGGGTTGGAGGAGCTGGAGGACGCGGATCTGGTCGCTCTCCCGGCGACCACCTGGCGGCACGAGTACGACGAGCGCATCCTCGACGCGCTCCGCCGGGCACACGAACGCGGCGCGATCCTGCTGACCGTGTGCTCCGGCGCCTTCGTCCTCGGCCGGGCCGGCCTGCTGGACGGCCGCAGCTGCGCGACCCACTGGCGGTACGCGAAGCTCTTCCGCGAGCAGTTCCCGGGTGCCCGGCTCGACGCGGACGTCTTGTTCGTCGACGACGGCGACATCATCACCAGCGCCGGTACGGCGGCCGGCATCGACGCCTGCCTCCACCTCGTCCGCCGCGAACTCGGCAGCGCCGTCGCCACCCGGATCGCCCGCCGGATGGTCGTCCCACCGCAGCGCGACGGCGGCCAGCGCCAGTACGTCGAGGTGCCGGTGCCCGAGTCGTCCGGCGAGAGCCTGCAGCCGGTACTCGACTGGATGGTCGACAACCTCACCATCGAGCACACCGTGCCCGAACTCGCCCGCCGGGCCCGGATGTCCGACCGCACCTTCGCCCGCCGCTTCGTCGCCGAAACCGGGACGACACCGCTCAAGTGGGTCACCACCCAGCGCGTCCTGCACGCCAGAACCCTGCTGGAGCAGACGAAACTCGGCATCGAGCAGATCGCCTCGGAGTCGGGGTTCGGCACGGCCGCGTTGTTGCGCCACCACTTCCGTAGAGTGGTCGGCGTTCCACCGCAGGACTACCGCCGAACCTTCCAGACCGCGAGCTGATGATCACCTACCGACCAGCCACCCCCGCCGAAGCCCCCGCAGTACTGTCCTTCTGGGCCACGGCAGCCGAAGACGCCGACCGCCCGCCGGACTCGCCCGACGCCGTACTGCGCCTGATCGCCCGAGACCCGGAAGCGCTGATCCTTGCCGTAGACAACAACTCTGCCGACAACGGAAGCGGCGACTTGATCGTCGGCTCCATCATCGTCGGCTGGGACGGCTGGCGCTGCCATCTCTATCGCCTCGCCGTAGCCCCGACCCACCGCCGCCGCGGCATCGGCCGCACGCTCATCTCCCTTGCAGAGCAGCGTTTCACCACCTACGGCGGCACCCGCGCCGACGCCATGGTCCTCGACACCAACACCACCGCCCATCCCACCTGGCAAACCGCCGGCTACATCCCACAACCCAACTGGTCCCGCTGGGTCAAACCCCTCTGAGCCAATCGTCCGGTGGTCTCCCGACGCGAGCCGGGAGAACACCGGACGTCGTTCACACCGAGCGTTGGTAGGTGCGGAAGGCTCGGGTGGAGAGGTAGGCGACG
This region includes:
- a CDS encoding GlxA family transcriptional regulator, whose product is MLQKIAVVLMEDVALFEFGVLSEVFGIDRTDDGVPAFDFKVCSTRPGEPLQTSSHSAVIAPYGLEELEDADLVALPATTWRHEYDERILDALRRAHERGAILLTVCSGAFVLGRAGLLDGRSCATHWRYAKLFREQFPGARLDADVLFVDDGDIITSAGTAAGIDACLHLVRRELGSAVATRIARRMVVPPQRDGGQRQYVEVPVPESSGESLQPVLDWMVDNLTIEHTVPELARRARMSDRTFARRFVAETGTTPLKWVTTQRVLHARTLLEQTKLGIEQIASESGFGTAALLRHHFRRVVGVPPQDYRRTFQTAS
- a CDS encoding GNAT family N-acetyltransferase, with protein sequence MITYRPATPAEAPAVLSFWATAAEDADRPPDSPDAVLRLIARDPEALILAVDNNSADNGSGDLIVGSIIVGWDGWRCHLYRLAVAPTHRRRGIGRTLISLAEQRFTTYGGTRADAMVLDTNTTAHPTWQTAGYIPQPNWSRWVKPL